From Equus asinus isolate D_3611 breed Donkey chromosome 14, EquAss-T2T_v2, whole genome shotgun sequence, one genomic window encodes:
- the ZNF174 gene encoding zinc finger protein 174 isoform X1 — protein MAAKMEITLSSQSHIQASSKQERHIITKLEEKRGPALQKDSPDPELSRQTFRRFCYQEVSGPQEALSRLRQLCRQWLQPEVHTKEQILELLVLEQFLNILPPEIQARVRHRCPMSSKEMVTLVEDFHRAAKRPKQWVAVCMQGQKVLLEKTGSQLGEQELPDFQLQTPRRYPRESSLEEPSQAGSQEPLSPDHWEKSPLLQEPTPKLAGTEAPRMKSDNKENPQQEGAKGAKPCALSAGRSKGNGLQSPEPRGANMSESRLSRRQVSPPNAQKPFAHYQRHCRELEYISSPLKSHTLRELRKGKGSKRSLSSHVQRLGHQLTRSVRKPYKCDDCGKSFTWNSELKRHKRVHTGERPYTCGECGNCFGRQSTLKLHQRIHTGEKPYQCGQCGKSFRQSSNLHQHHRLHHGD, from the exons ATGGCAGCTAAGATGGAGATAACTTTGAGCTCGCAGTCCCACATTCAGGCTTCCTCCAAGCAAGAGAGACACATAATAACAAAGCTAGAAGAGAAACGGGGACCTGCTCTGCAGAAAGACTCCCCTGATCCTGAGCTGTCACGCCAGACCTTTAGACGGTTTTGTTATCAAGAGGTGTCTGGACCCCAAGAGGCACTCTCCCGGCTCCGACAGCTCTGCCGTCAGTGGCTGCAGCCCGAGGTGCACACCAAGGAGCAGATTTTGGAGCTACTGGTGCTGGAGCAGTTTCTGAACATCCTGCCGCCGGAGATCCAGGCTCGGGTCAGGCATCGATGTCCAATGAGCAGCAAGGAGATGGTGACCTTGGTGGAAGATTTTCACAGAGCAGCCAAGAGACCAAAGCAGTGG GTGGCCGTTTGTATGCAGGGCCAGAAGGTACTCTTGGAAAAAACTGGATCTCAACTTGGAGAACAGGAACTGCCAGACTTTCAACTGCAAACTCCTCGGAGGTATCCCAGGGAGAGCTCTCTGGAGGAGCCTTCCCAGGCAGGATCTCAGGAGCCCCTGAGCCCCGATCACTGGGAAAaatccccactcctccaggaaccAACCCCCAAATTGGCTGGAACAG AGGCCCCCAGAATGAAAAGTGACAACAAGGAAAATCCGCAACAGGAGGGGGCTAAAGGAGCAAAGCCATGTGCATTGTCAGCTGGCAGATCCAAAGGGAATGGTCTACAGAGTCCTGAACCGAGAGGGGCGAATATGAGTGAATCCCGCTTGTCACGGAGGCAGGTCAGCCCCCCAAATGCTCAAAAGCCATTTGCTCACTACCAGAGACATTGCAGGGAACTGGAATACATCAGTAGCCCCCTAAAGAGCCACACGCTGAGAGAGCTGAGGAAAGGCAAAGGAAGTAAAAGAAGCCTGAGCAGTCACGTGCAACGCCTTGGCCACCAGCTGACCCGCTCAGTAAGGAAACCTTACAAATGTGATGACTGTGGGAAAAGCTTCACATGGAATTCAGAGCTGAAAAGACACAAGCGAGTCCACACTGGAGAGAGACCCTACACGTGCGGAGAATGTGGAAACTGCTTTGGGCGGCAGTCAACCCTGAAACTGCACCAGAGGATCCACACCGGAGAGAAGCCATACCAGTGCGGCCAGTGTGGGAAAAGCTTTCGCCAGAGCTCAAACCTTCACCAGCATCACAGACTCCACCATGGGGACTGA
- the ZNF174 gene encoding zinc finger protein 174 isoform X2, translating into MAAKMEITLSSQSHIQASSKQERHIITKLEEKRGPALQKDSPDPELSRQTFRRFCYQEVSGPQEALSRLRQLCRQWLQPEVHTKEQILELLVLEQFLNILPPEIQARVRHRCPMSSKEMVTLVEDFHRAAKRPKQWVAVCMQGQKVLLEKTGSQLGEQELPDFQLQTPRRYPRESSLEEPSQAGSQEPLSPDHWEKSPLLQEPTPKLAGTELLRVKTDPYLTTDELPCELWLSFIT; encoded by the exons ATGGCAGCTAAGATGGAGATAACTTTGAGCTCGCAGTCCCACATTCAGGCTTCCTCCAAGCAAGAGAGACACATAATAACAAAGCTAGAAGAGAAACGGGGACCTGCTCTGCAGAAAGACTCCCCTGATCCTGAGCTGTCACGCCAGACCTTTAGACGGTTTTGTTATCAAGAGGTGTCTGGACCCCAAGAGGCACTCTCCCGGCTCCGACAGCTCTGCCGTCAGTGGCTGCAGCCCGAGGTGCACACCAAGGAGCAGATTTTGGAGCTACTGGTGCTGGAGCAGTTTCTGAACATCCTGCCGCCGGAGATCCAGGCTCGGGTCAGGCATCGATGTCCAATGAGCAGCAAGGAGATGGTGACCTTGGTGGAAGATTTTCACAGAGCAGCCAAGAGACCAAAGCAGTGG GTGGCCGTTTGTATGCAGGGCCAGAAGGTACTCTTGGAAAAAACTGGATCTCAACTTGGAGAACAGGAACTGCCAGACTTTCAACTGCAAACTCCTCGGAGGTATCCCAGGGAGAGCTCTCTGGAGGAGCCTTCCCAGGCAGGATCTCAGGAGCCCCTGAGCCCCGATCACTGGGAAAaatccccactcctccaggaaccAACCCCCAAATTGGCTGGAACAG AGCTTCTTAGAGTGAAAACAGATCCATATTTGACCACTGATGAACTGCCATGCGAGCTGTGGCTGAGTTTCATCACTTAA